From a single Nostoc sp. MS1 genomic region:
- a CDS encoding Crp/Fnr family transcriptional regulator gives MQQEIDQYEKLFQVLDRVVILSKQQQENVRKFFKYREFSKDYQLLKQGEISNYLYFLVKGVVRQFYCVEDKEITSRFAFEDDFIYSPHSFILRKPSKESIKSVSNCQFFVTTYEGLQYLYDNDPAWNKIGRLLIEHYYIELAEWAFLMKTQTAFERYEDLVQRHPDILDRVKLGHLASYLGITQETLSRIRARYRNQQRRRHLAQEI, from the coding sequence ATGCAGCAAGAAATTGATCAATACGAAAAGCTGTTTCAAGTTTTAGATCGAGTAGTCATACTCAGTAAACAACAGCAGGAAAATGTTCGTAAATTTTTCAAGTACCGGGAGTTCTCAAAAGACTATCAACTCCTGAAGCAAGGTGAAATATCAAACTATTTGTATTTTCTGGTTAAAGGGGTAGTTCGGCAATTTTACTGTGTTGAAGACAAGGAGATCACGTCAAGATTTGCATTTGAAGATGATTTTATTTACTCACCTCATAGCTTTATTTTGAGAAAACCAAGTAAAGAAAGTATTAAATCAGTTTCAAATTGCCAGTTTTTTGTGACAACTTATGAGGGGTTGCAATATCTTTACGACAACGATCCTGCATGGAATAAGATTGGACGATTATTGATAGAACATTATTATATTGAGTTAGCAGAATGGGCTTTTCTAATGAAAACTCAAACCGCTTTTGAACGATATGAGGATCTCGTTCAGAGACACCCTGATATTCTTGATCGCGTCAAGCTAGGACATCTTGCCTCCTATTTGGGAATAACCCAAGAAACCCTCAGTCGTATCCGCGCCAGATATCGAAATCAGCAACGCCGCCGTCATCTAGCCCAGGAAATTTGA
- a CDS encoding Coq4 family protein produces the protein MGFKYINELATPENVDKLLSLVDMVAGGRVDTQNIFDIEDALTDSEQMKRCLQVVRQNPDSAQLVDERYMGPEFDLETLLKLPEGSLGWTYARVLSAMNYDPRFYRLRKIESDVDYITHRVRKTHDLHHILTGFSFDDYGELGVISVTVGQISYPAFTFIDLVGSLLAFMANQAREGIDSPLRYNFDLVSQGIGIARQAKPLFPVKFEEGLERPIDEWRAELNIVPVTEGLWSWYSRPYLRDAIALPVQRPLVDC, from the coding sequence ATGGGATTCAAATATATCAACGAACTAGCAACTCCTGAAAATGTTGATAAACTGCTGTCTTTAGTTGACATGGTTGCTGGGGGGAGAGTTGACACGCAGAACATCTTCGATATTGAGGATGCTTTGACTGATAGTGAGCAAATGAAAAGATGTTTGCAGGTTGTCCGTCAAAATCCAGACTCAGCACAATTAGTTGATGAGCGTTATATGGGCCCAGAGTTTGATCTGGAAACTTTGCTGAAGCTGCCGGAAGGCTCATTGGGTTGGACTTATGCTCGTGTTCTCAGTGCCATGAACTATGATCCACGGTTCTATCGCCTCCGAAAAATTGAATCAGATGTCGATTACATTACCCATCGCGTTCGCAAAACTCATGATCTGCATCATATTTTGACGGGCTTTAGCTTTGATGACTACGGTGAACTGGGAGTGATTTCAGTGACGGTTGGGCAAATTAGCTATCCCGCGTTCACGTTCATTGATTTGGTTGGTTCGTTGCTAGCGTTCATGGCTAATCAGGCACGGGAAGGCATCGATTCTCCTCTGAGATATAATTTTGACCTAGTTTCTCAAGGCATCGGCATTGCACGGCAAGCAAAACCCTTGTTTCCGGTGAAGTTTGAAGAAGGACTGGAACGTCCTATAGACGAGTGGCGTGCCGAATTAAACATTGTGCCAGTGACCGAAGGACTCTGGAGTTGGTATAGCCGTCCTTATCTGCGGGATGCGATCGCCCTCCCAGTGCAGCGCCCATTGGTCGACTGTTGA
- a CDS encoding 4a-hydroxytetrahydrobiopterin dehydratase yields the protein MVNCAVLSPDELERAIARLNHWKIVDGKLYRHFEFTSFIAAFGFMTRVALIAETQGHHPEWFNVYNQVTVQLTTHDAGGITMNDVNLAQSIDTLT from the coding sequence TTGGTAAATTGCGCTGTGCTATCACCAGATGAACTAGAGCGCGCGATCGCAAGACTAAATCATTGGAAGATTGTAGACGGTAAACTCTACCGCCACTTTGAATTCACCTCATTTATCGCAGCATTTGGCTTTATGACTCGCGTTGCACTGATTGCAGAAACCCAAGGCCATCATCCAGAGTGGTTCAATGTTTATAACCAGGTTACAGTTCAACTGACAACACACGATGCAGGTGGAATTACCATGAATGATGTTAATCTTGCCCAAAGCATTGATACGTTAACCTGA
- a CDS encoding 2OG-Fe dioxygenase family protein, with protein sequence MQIVGGMTELEYAFLFTLRKVNSIQTVDFKPFFNNLPVDPYIKGKYRSRRLSRFIVAEDQLIKLPHGYLLQSKDYNPLLGDIKREFAELDDALIKLNSFRNLVLAFSDSCKLHPEAEIGVHQIRTTCSPDNFGNPAPEGIHQDGTDFIGIFSVDRDNIQGGETHLYTAKKEKPVFSKILHPGELLLVNDHDFYHFTTPIKPQTEAQGIRDVFVLTSPSLLTD encoded by the coding sequence ATGCAAATAGTCGGGGGAATGACGGAGTTAGAATATGCCTTTTTGTTCACACTCAGAAAGGTAAATTCAATTCAGACAGTAGATTTCAAGCCATTTTTTAACAATTTACCAGTTGATCCCTATATTAAAGGCAAGTATCGTTCGAGAAGATTATCTCGGTTTATAGTTGCAGAGGATCAGTTGATTAAACTACCTCATGGTTATCTATTGCAAAGTAAAGATTACAATCCATTATTGGGAGATATTAAAAGAGAGTTTGCAGAATTAGATGATGCACTTATAAAACTCAATAGCTTTAGAAATTTAGTACTAGCATTTAGCGATTCTTGTAAACTCCATCCAGAAGCAGAAATTGGAGTACATCAAATTAGAACTACTTGTTCTCCAGACAATTTTGGCAATCCTGCACCTGAAGGTATCCATCAAGATGGTACTGATTTTATCGGTATCTTTTCTGTAGATAGGGATAATATTCAAGGTGGAGAGACACACTTATATACTGCCAAAAAAGAGAAGCCTGTATTTAGTAAAATCCTTCATCCTGGGGAGTTATTATTAGTTAATGATCACGACTTTTATCACTTTACTACGCCCATAAAACCACAAACTGAAGCTCAAGGAATTAGAGATGTTTTTGTACTGACTTCTCCTAGTTTGTTGACTGATTAA
- the sfsA gene encoding DNA/RNA nuclease SfsA — MIDWLYRYPSLYPGVLLKRYKRFFADVQLASGEVVTAHCPNTGPMTGVSTVGSAVQLSKSANPKRKLAYTLELIQVHDNEPTWVGVNTALPNQIVKLALAKYLFPELGNYNHIKGEVVYGADKKSRVDFFLTGNDIERPIYLEVKNTTWANGTLALFPDTETTRGQKHLRELMALLPQMRAVMLYFINRGDCTEFAPGDSTDPIYGKLLREAIALGLEVLPCRFDVTPEGIRYLGLAKLAI; from the coding sequence ATGATTGATTGGCTATACCGTTACCCATCCCTATACCCTGGTGTTCTGCTGAAGCGCTACAAGCGCTTTTTTGCTGATGTGCAATTGGCTTCTGGTGAAGTCGTGACAGCACATTGTCCTAATACGGGGCCGATGACTGGAGTATCAACTGTTGGTAGTGCGGTACAACTTTCTAAAAGTGCTAATCCGAAGCGCAAATTGGCTTATACTTTGGAACTGATTCAAGTTCACGATAATGAACCGACTTGGGTGGGGGTGAATACAGCTTTACCTAATCAGATAGTCAAGTTGGCTTTGGCAAAATACTTGTTTCCAGAATTGGGTAATTATAACCACATTAAAGGCGAGGTAGTTTACGGAGCGGATAAGAAAAGTCGAGTAGATTTCTTCTTGACAGGGAATGATATAGAACGCCCAATTTATTTAGAAGTGAAAAATACGACTTGGGCAAATGGTACTTTGGCCTTATTTCCTGATACGGAAACCACAAGAGGACAAAAGCATCTGCGCGAATTAATGGCACTATTGCCGCAAATGCGGGCGGTGATGTTGTATTTTATCAATCGAGGCGATTGTACAGAGTTTGCCCCTGGTGATAGTACAGATCCTATATATGGTAAGTTGTTACGAGAAGCGATCGCATTAGGTTTAGAAGTCCTACCTTGCCGTTTTGATGTTACCCCTGAAGGTATTCGTTATTTAGGTTTAGCAAAGTTGGCAATTTAA